A window of Pirellula sp. SH-Sr6A contains these coding sequences:
- the gmd gene encoding GDP-mannose 4,6-dehydratase yields the protein MPKKALITGVTGQDGSYLAEFLLEKGYEVHGIKRRASSFNTERIDHIYQPPSQVDAKFRLHYGDLTDSSNLTRIINEVQPDEVYNLGAQSHVAVSFESPEYTADVDAIGTLRMLEAIRFLGLEKKTRFYQASTSELYGLVQEIPQKETTPFYPRSPYAVAKLYAYWITVNYRESYGMYACNGILFNHESPRRGETFVTRKITRGIANIAQGLEECLYLGNMDSLRDWGHAKDYVRMQWMMLQQEQPEDFVIATGRQMSVREFVRISALEAGMEVTFHGQGAEEYAKVAKILDTDKAPAVKVGATIVKVNPRYFRPAEVETLLGDPTKAKQKLGWVPEITCEEMCAEMVASDLNHARKHALLQRHGHTVSVAKE from the coding sequence ATGCCAAAGAAAGCCCTTATCACCGGAGTCACAGGTCAAGACGGCTCGTACCTTGCCGAATTCCTGCTCGAAAAGGGCTATGAAGTCCACGGGATTAAGCGGCGCGCCTCCTCGTTCAACACCGAGCGCATCGACCACATCTACCAGCCCCCGAGCCAAGTCGACGCGAAATTCCGGCTCCACTACGGCGACTTGACCGATAGCTCGAACCTCACCCGGATTATCAACGAAGTCCAGCCCGACGAAGTCTACAACTTGGGTGCTCAATCCCACGTCGCGGTCTCCTTCGAATCCCCCGAATACACTGCCGACGTCGACGCCATCGGCACCTTGCGGATGCTCGAAGCCATTCGCTTCCTCGGCCTAGAAAAGAAAACACGCTTCTACCAAGCCTCCACATCGGAGCTTTACGGGCTGGTCCAAGAGATCCCGCAAAAGGAAACCACCCCCTTCTACCCACGCTCCCCCTACGCGGTGGCCAAGCTGTACGCGTACTGGATCACGGTCAACTACCGGGAGTCCTACGGGATGTACGCGTGCAACGGCATTCTCTTTAATCACGAATCCCCACGCCGCGGCGAGACCTTCGTCACCCGGAAAATCACGCGGGGGATCGCGAACATCGCGCAAGGCCTCGAGGAATGCCTCTACCTGGGCAACATGGACTCCTTGCGAGACTGGGGACATGCCAAGGATTACGTCCGCATGCAGTGGATGATGTTGCAACAGGAGCAGCCTGAAGACTTCGTCATCGCCACCGGCCGTCAGATGAGCGTCCGCGAATTCGTCCGCATCTCCGCCTTGGAAGCCGGAATGGAAGTCACCTTCCACGGCCAAGGAGCCGAGGAGTACGCGAAAGTCGCCAAGATTCTCGACACCGACAAAGCCCCCGCGGTGAAAGTGGGAGCCACCATTGTGAAGGTCAATCCACGGTACTTCCGACCTGCCGAAGTGGAAACCTTGCTCGGCGATCCCACCAAAGCGAAGCAGAAGCTCGGCTGGGTCCCGGAGATCACTTGCGAAGAGATGTGTGCCGAGATGGTCGCCTCCGACCTCAATCACGCCCGCAAGCACGCTCTCCTCCAACGCCACGGCCACACCGTCAGCGTCGCAAAAGAATAA
- a CDS encoding sensor histidine kinase, translated as MPLASRFSPLASRYSLLATRYSLLATRFSLLKTILPLTSAAHRLFLAADRIRRTDTAAHASDIDAIWSEWLSEQAQHLPGLFQLDSPSATPETGSLLEDPAEPENDLPIPPRLALSPTLQHRPPAPSPPRKPVPSSLPTPATQLASLISQLSSPRGSDQLLGRPAKDEDQAVLGMLLDAAHVALRAVVDRERVDQAVARRTEQAIYDFAYGLTHEINNPLANIAARAQQLLTQSRVPADQKSLATIVDQSMRAHEMLAEMMRAVKPKAWNPRVVPLSESLEPLVGRFTPLFQARQITWEVTGVDLPIRVRTEPAELQEAIASLLQNALDACSPGDTVTLQVRASANPARHVSLTDPAFSQLAAPNASNPTVEIAVQDTGCGMSATALEKAFSLYYSGREHGRGLGISLANVRRVITASGGQIQLTSQPDAGTKVLVSLPRCARK; from the coding sequence GTGCCCCTCGCTTCTCGCTTCTCGCCACTCGCTTCTCGCTACTCGCTACTCGCTACTCGCTACTCGCTACTCGCTACTCGCTTCTCGCTTCTCAAAACTATTTTGCCTCTTACTTCCGCAGCCCATCGTTTGTTTCTCGCCGCCGATCGTATCCGACGGACCGATACCGCTGCGCACGCTAGCGACATCGACGCAATCTGGTCCGAATGGCTCTCCGAACAGGCACAGCACCTTCCAGGACTGTTCCAGCTCGACTCCCCCTCGGCTACCCCCGAAACGGGCAGCCTCCTCGAAGACCCGGCCGAACCGGAGAACGATCTCCCTATTCCACCACGCTTGGCCCTTTCCCCAACCCTCCAACACCGCCCACCTGCCCCTTCTCCGCCCCGGAAGCCCGTACCCTCGTCGCTGCCGACTCCGGCTACGCAGCTTGCAAGCCTCATTTCCCAACTCTCCAGCCCCCGCGGCAGTGACCAACTTCTAGGCCGGCCCGCAAAGGATGAGGATCAAGCTGTATTGGGTATGCTCCTGGACGCAGCCCACGTCGCATTGCGAGCCGTCGTGGACCGAGAGCGAGTCGATCAAGCGGTCGCACGAAGAACCGAGCAGGCCATCTACGACTTCGCATATGGCCTCACCCACGAAATCAACAACCCGCTTGCCAACATCGCCGCCCGGGCCCAGCAGCTTTTGACCCAATCCCGCGTCCCCGCCGACCAGAAGTCCCTAGCGACCATCGTCGACCAATCCATGCGTGCCCACGAGATGCTCGCCGAGATGATGCGGGCGGTGAAGCCCAAGGCCTGGAACCCCCGAGTCGTCCCCCTGTCCGAGTCCCTCGAACCCTTGGTAGGACGATTCACGCCCCTCTTCCAAGCCCGCCAAATCACGTGGGAAGTTACCGGCGTCGACCTTCCCATCCGCGTTCGTACCGAGCCCGCCGAATTGCAGGAAGCCATCGCCTCCCTGCTCCAAAACGCCTTGGACGCCTGTTCTCCTGGCGACACCGTCACCCTCCAAGTCCGCGCCTCGGCAAACCCTGCTCGCCACGTCTCCCTCACAGATCCTGCGTTTTCGCAGCTCGCTGCACCAAACGCCTCGAATCCTACCGTCGAGATCGCCGTGCAAGACACCGGGTGCGGGATGTCCGCGACCGCGTTAGAGAAGGCCTTCTCGCTCTACTACAGCGGCCGCGAGCATGGCCGCGGACTGGGCATTTCATTGGCCAATGTCCGCCGCGTCATCACCGCCAGCGGTGGCCAGATTCAGCTCACCAGCCAGCCCGACGCAGGCACAAAAGTCCTCGTCAGCCTCCCGCGCTGCGCGAGAAAGTAG
- a CDS encoding acyltransferase family protein has translation MPGKPHTEKKEYRKDIDGLRAIAVLSVILFHFGWLPAGYLGVDIFFVISGYLITGIIHKETQENSFSIIKFYLRRVRRILPMCTFTVAFSLIIGFFVMLPDDLENLGQSAVATNLFSNNILQSITTGNYWDVTNEHKPLLHTWSLAVEEQYYLFIPILASLFFRTRKAFAVVLTVLSVFSLVLFYSPVPEHIRFYQLPCRFFEIAIGGIAKLCFGERSLSTHFLPIGIAALIAIVFSPVALPGPIVTIPLTVALAAFVLVAQPGNSKFARKVLENRISILVGLTSYSLYMWHQPLIAFYRYTVSPEINAISGIALLSLTLILSIASYHVIEKPFRSPNTIPTWLLFLVLIPAISSTTAFGYYLNSRGGIVRDVPELDIRITDATKGVHSRYNHKIRELNQGFTEVSQLERVLIVGNSFARDWANILLESSEAQSIEIQYVEHPMSDPTFLSKFQRADIVFFSTASRRDIANMGVSTEDPRIYVIGTKNFGTTAGIFYNYRGDNYISQTTEIDDEHWEVDAKLRSDWGSQFVDLLSEVKADGERVHVITPEGKLISQDCRHLTKAGATFFARRLESRIRSILHPKRESDSNNE, from the coding sequence GTGCCAGGGAAGCCTCACACAGAAAAGAAAGAATATCGAAAAGATATTGACGGGCTAAGAGCGATTGCAGTCCTGTCCGTTATCCTATTTCATTTTGGCTGGTTACCTGCAGGATATCTCGGCGTAGATATTTTTTTCGTAATAAGTGGGTACTTAATAACAGGAATCATTCACAAGGAAACCCAAGAAAACAGCTTTTCCATTATCAAGTTTTATCTGCGACGTGTACGGCGAATCTTACCCATGTGCACATTCACGGTCGCTTTCTCGCTGATCATCGGCTTCTTTGTCATGCTTCCCGATGACCTGGAAAACCTAGGGCAATCGGCAGTTGCGACAAACTTATTTTCAAACAACATTCTTCAATCGATAACTACCGGCAATTATTGGGACGTCACGAACGAACACAAACCACTTCTGCATACCTGGAGCTTGGCGGTAGAAGAGCAATATTATTTGTTCATCCCGATCCTCGCTTCCCTCTTCTTTCGAACGAGAAAAGCATTTGCAGTTGTACTAACTGTTCTTTCTGTCTTTTCATTAGTACTTTTCTACTCACCGGTTCCGGAGCACATTCGATTCTACCAACTGCCCTGTCGATTCTTTGAGATTGCCATCGGAGGAATCGCCAAGCTATGTTTCGGGGAACGTTCGCTGAGCACACATTTCCTACCTATAGGGATCGCAGCACTAATTGCAATTGTGTTTTCACCAGTCGCTTTGCCTGGACCGATTGTTACTATCCCACTGACGGTAGCCTTGGCCGCATTTGTTTTGGTAGCCCAACCAGGAAATTCGAAGTTTGCACGAAAAGTACTTGAGAACCGAATCTCGATTCTGGTGGGCTTAACAAGCTATAGCCTATACATGTGGCACCAGCCGCTTATAGCATTTTACAGATACACAGTCAGTCCAGAGATCAATGCAATTTCAGGAATCGCATTACTTTCACTGACGCTCATTTTATCCATTGCAAGCTACCATGTGATCGAGAAGCCGTTCCGTTCACCGAACACTATTCCCACTTGGTTGCTATTCCTGGTCCTCATACCAGCGATTTCTTCAACAACCGCATTTGGCTATTACTTGAATTCGCGAGGTGGTATTGTTCGCGATGTTCCCGAGTTGGACATCAGAATTACAGATGCGACGAAGGGAGTTCACTCTCGCTACAATCACAAAATCCGAGAGCTCAACCAAGGATTTACAGAGGTTAGTCAACTTGAGAGAGTTCTGATCGTTGGGAATAGCTTCGCACGGGATTGGGCAAATATCTTGCTCGAAAGTTCTGAGGCTCAATCGATCGAAATACAGTATGTCGAACATCCGATGTCAGATCCAACGTTCCTCTCCAAGTTCCAACGTGCTGACATTGTCTTCTTTTCCACCGCTTCCCGCCGCGACATCGCCAACATGGGTGTATCGACGGAAGACCCAAGAATATATGTCATCGGAACCAAGAATTTCGGAACGACAGCTGGGATATTCTACAACTACCGAGGTGATAATTACATAAGCCAGACAACGGAGATCGATGATGAGCATTGGGAAGTAGATGCCAAGCTTAGGAGCGACTGGGGATCGCAATTTGTCGATCTACTCAGCGAGGTAAAAGCTGATGGAGAACGAGTGCATGTTATCACTCCTGAAGGAAAGCTCATTTCGCAAGATTGCCGTCACCTGACTAAGGCAGGCGCAACGTTCTTTGCGCGACGGCTTGAGAGTCGGATTCGTTCAATATTGCACCCGAAAAGGGAAAGCGATAGCAACAATGAGTAA
- the wecB gene encoding non-hydrolyzing UDP-N-acetylglucosamine 2-epimerase, producing the protein MKICLVVGTRPEAIKMAPIYRELRGQPAVEPILLSTGQHREMLLQTLAAFGLQPDHDLGLMVPNQTLPELTARAITALSSYFSESKLDRVLVQGDTTSVLAGALAAFYHKIPIGHVEAGLRTGDIYSPYPEEMNRRLTTPLCRYNFAPTEWSKQNLVREGIDPATIHVTGNTVIDALHWMNDILSSRQGVASELCTRLNISDAFRDRYLVDGGAPFLLVTAHRRESHGAGMAELCNALQQLIVDYPELGILFPVHLNPAVRQTVLPALGGVDRIELIDPVGYEDFVWLMARSHFIISDSGGIQEEAPSFGKPVLVTRETTERPEGVHAGTCTLVGTDMNKILSEAHQLLSDPAQYQQRSQLQNPYGDGTAAQKITRIISGE; encoded by the coding sequence ATGAAAATCTGCCTTGTCGTGGGGACACGTCCCGAGGCCATCAAGATGGCGCCGATCTATCGCGAGCTGCGGGGGCAGCCTGCGGTCGAGCCCATCCTCCTCTCCACCGGGCAGCATCGGGAGATGCTCCTCCAAACGCTCGCGGCCTTCGGACTCCAGCCCGATCACGATCTCGGCTTGATGGTCCCTAACCAAACCCTTCCCGAACTCACCGCCCGAGCCATCACCGCCCTCTCCAGCTACTTCAGCGAGTCCAAACTCGATCGAGTCCTTGTGCAAGGAGACACGACCAGCGTCCTCGCCGGCGCGTTGGCAGCCTTCTATCACAAAATTCCAATTGGACATGTCGAAGCCGGCCTGCGAACGGGGGATATTTATTCCCCTTATCCCGAAGAGATGAACCGGCGGTTGACCACCCCTCTTTGCCGCTACAACTTTGCCCCCACGGAGTGGAGCAAGCAGAATTTGGTGCGTGAAGGGATCGATCCCGCCACGATCCACGTGACCGGCAACACCGTCATCGACGCATTGCACTGGATGAACGACATCCTCTCGTCCCGGCAAGGAGTCGCGAGTGAGCTCTGCACCCGATTGAACATCTCCGATGCTTTTCGAGATCGCTATCTCGTCGACGGCGGCGCCCCATTCTTGCTCGTCACTGCGCACCGGCGTGAGTCGCACGGGGCAGGCATGGCGGAACTGTGCAATGCCCTTCAGCAATTGATTGTCGATTATCCCGAGCTAGGGATTTTGTTCCCCGTTCACTTGAATCCCGCTGTCCGGCAAACCGTTCTTCCGGCGTTAGGCGGAGTGGATCGCATCGAGCTCATCGATCCGGTCGGTTACGAAGACTTCGTGTGGCTCATGGCCCGCAGTCACTTCATCATCAGTGATTCGGGGGGTATCCAAGAAGAAGCGCCCAGCTTTGGCAAGCCCGTATTAGTCACCCGCGAGACCACGGAGCGACCGGAGGGGGTCCATGCAGGGACTTGCACATTGGTCGGCACCGACATGAACAAGATCCTAAGCGAAGCCCATCAGCTCCTCTCCGACCCAGCCCAATACCAACAGCGAAGCCAACTCCAAAACCCCTACGGCGACGGCACCGCCGCCCAAAAAATCACAAGAATAATAAGTGGCGAGTAG